The genomic window GGGCAGATCTCCATGCTCGCCAACAACCTGTCGGACCTGCAGGAGGGCTTCGGCGCGATCATCCGGTTGCGTCAGACGCTGGCGGTGCACCCGGAGCCGGAAGGGGGCCGGGACCTGCCGAGGCAGGGGCCTGTGGCTCTGCACTTCCATGATCTCGACTTCTCCTTCCACGAGGGCTCCTTCGCCCTGCACGGTGTCGAGCTGACAGTGCCGGCCGGAGAGACGATGGCCCTCGTCGGACGGACCGGGTCCGGGAAGTCGACCTTGGCCTCCTTCGTTTCCCGGGCGATCGAGCCGCCCCGCGGAAGCGTGCTGCTCGGGGGCGTCGATGTACTCGATCTGGACCTGCAGCGGCTGCGCGCAGCCGTCGGCGTGGTCACCCAGCGCACCGAGGTCCTCGCCGGGACCCTCGCGGAGAACATCGCGATCTTCGGCGACGTGCCCCGTCTGCAGGTCGAGAGCGCGGTCGACGAGCTCGGGCTGCACGACTGGGTCGCCGGGCTGCCCGACGGTCTCGACACGCTTCTCGGCCCCGGAGGCACGACGCTGTCCGCCGGGGAGGAGCAACTCGTGGCCTTCGCCCGTCTGCTCGTGCGGGACGTGCGCGTCGTCGTCCTCGACGAGGCAACTGCCCGGATGGACCCCGTCACCGAGCGCCGGGTCGTCGCCGCGGCCGACCGTCTGCTCAGCGGTCGGACCGGCGTGCTCATCGCCCACCGCCTGACCACCATCGAGCGGGCGCCACACCTCGCGGTCCTCGACCATGGACAGGTGGTGCAGCAGGGCCTGCGCTCAGAGCTGGCCCTGGCCGACGGCCCCTTCCGGGAGCTGCTCCTGGCCAGCCGTACCAGCGAGCCCTCGCTCGAGTCGCCACCCGAGCAGCAGGGCGAGGCCGGCCAGGTGCCCCCCGACGCCAGCGACCCGACCGGGGGGCGCCGGCGGAGCGAGGAGTCCCTCGCCGTGCGCGACGTCGGTGACGGACCGTCCTTGGCGCGCGGCATCCTGCACGCACTGCTGATCAAGCCGGCATGGGGGCTCTTCGGCGCCTCGCTCTTCCTCCTCGGATCACTCGCCGGTGCACAGGGCGCCGTGACCGGTCTGCTCTGGGGGCTGATCGTCGAGCGGCTGGAGCGCGGCGACGCCGTGGGGTGGCTGACCACCGTCCTCGTGACCGGGCTGGTGCTGACCCCGCTGCTGCTCGCGCAGGCCTTCGTCACCTACCCGCGTTGGTGGGTCGAGGTGATGCTGCGCACCCGCATGTCGGTGCTCCACGGCCAGACCGTGCAGACCCGTCTGCCTCGCACCCCGCCCGGTGAGGTGGTCGCACGGTCGATGGACGCCGACCGCTACGCCCGCTACTCCGACCGGTGGATCGACTTCGTCAACGGCCTGCTCGTGACCGCGCTGACGGCCCTGCTCGCCGGCACGTGGGTGGCCGGCGCGATCCTGCTGGTGGTCATGGTCACTTCGGCGCTCGCGTCGACGGCCGGACGCCCTGCCGCGGGCCGCTCGGCTGCTGCGGCCTCGACGGCGCGGGCTCGCTTCGGTCGAGCCCTCGTCTCCGCGTTGGAGTCGATGCGCACGGTCAAGCTCGCGGCCGCCACCTCGGCGGTGCAGGGGCACCTGCGCGGGGTCGACGCGGGCCGGGTCGCTGCCGCGGTCCGAGAGCACCGCATCCAGGCTTTCCTGCAGGGCGTGCCGATGGTCATGGTCCAGTGCGGCGTCGTCGCGGCATGGGCGGTCTACCTCCTCGGTGGGTGGGGTCTGGCGACCGCGCTGCTCGTCGCCAGCGCCGTGGCCGGATTCGAGTGGTTCGGACGCGTCGCAGGGCTGGTGGTCACCGAGGCTCCCGGCACGCGCCACTGGCAGGTCGAGACGAGCCGGTTCGCCGGTGGCGTGGACCTGATGGACCTTCCGGCCGGGGTCGACCTCGTCTCCGGCGAGGCGCCGGGGCCGGCGCCCGTCGCCCGTGTCCCCCTGGAACGGCTCGAGCTGCGCGGTGTGTCCGGTGTCCACGAGGACGGCACCATCGGGGTCAGCGACGTCGACCTGACCGTCGATGCCGGGGAGCTCGTGCTGCTCGTCGGTCAGGTGGGATCCGGCAAGTCCAGCCTGCTGGCCGCCATGGCGGGGCTGGTCGATCACCGCGGGGACGTGCTGTGGAACGGCGACCCCGTCGAGGAGGTGCAGACCTTCATGCGGCCCGGTCAGGTGGCCCACGTCGCCCAGGTGCCGCGCGTGCTCTCGGGGACCTTCGGCGACAACGTGCGGCTCGGACACGAGCGGCCCTTCGAGGTGCCGATCGCGCAGGCACGGCTCGCGTCGGACATCGAGGAGGCCGGCGGCCCGCAGGCCCTCGTCGGTCACCGCGGGGTGCGCCTGTCGGGTGGCCAGGTGCAGCGGCTGGCCCTGGCCCGGGCCATGGCCACCCAGGCCGAGCTGCTGCTCGCCGACGACGTCTCGAGCGCGCTCGACGCAGCGACGGAGATCGAGCTGTGGCAAGGACTGCGCGAGCGTGGCGCGACCGTCATCGGTGCGACCTCCAAGCGTGCCGCGCTGGAGCGGGCCGACCGGGTCGTCGTGCTCGTCGCCGGCCGGGTCGCCGCCGTCGGTCCGTGGGAGTCGCTCGCGCCCCGGTGGGGACACCTCGCGGGGTAGCCCGCCCGAATCACACCTGCCCTACGGCGTTGAGCGCGCCTGCGCCCCGAAATTTCGCGTGACAGGTGCACACAACGCCGTAGGGGGCTTCGCCGACATGACGAAGGGGGTGCCACCGGTCCGCGGACCGGTGGCACCCCCTTCGCTCGCGGTGGTCAGCGACTCGTCAGCGAGCGGCGCTGCCCTCGGTGTAGTCGTCGTCGCCCGACTTCCAGGCGAAGTGCGCGCGCAGCGTCTTGCCGGTGGCCTCGATCGGGTGACCGGCCTCCTGCTCGCGCAGCTTGTTGAACTCCGTGGCGCCACTGGCCTGGTCATCCATGAAGCGCTGGGCGAAGGAGCCGTCCCGGATGTCGGCGAGGATGCCCTGCATCGACTCCTTGACCTTGCCGTCGATGACCCGCGGCCCGGAGACGTAGTCACCGTACTCAGCGGTGTCGGAGACCGACCAGCGCTGCTTGGCGATACCGCCCTCGTACATCAGGTCGACGATGAGCTTCACCTCGTGCAGGACCTCGAAGTAGGCGATCTCCGGCTGGTAACCCGCCTCGGTCAGGGTCTCGAAGCCGGCCTGGATCAGGTGCGAGATGCCACCGCAGAGGACGGCCTGCTCGCCGAAGAGGTCGGTCTCGGTCTCCTCGGTGAAGGTGGTCTTGATGACGCCCGCGCGGGTGCCGCCGATGCCCTTGGCGTAGGACGTGGCGATGTCCCAGGCCCGGCCGGAGGCGTCCTGCTCGACGGCGATGATGTCCGGGATGCCGCGGCCGTCGACGAATTCGCGACGCACGGTGTGGCCGGGGGCCTTCGGCGCGACGAGGACGACATCGACGCCCGCCGGGGCCTGGATGTAGCCGAAGCGCACGTTGAAGCCGTGGCCGAAGACGAGCACGTCGCCCTCGTTCAGGACGGGCTCGATGTCCTGGGCGTACAGCTCGCGCTGCACCTGGTCGGGGGCGAGGATGACGATGACGTCGGCCTCGGCAGCTGCCTCGCGCGGCGTGAGGACCGTCAGGCCCTCCTGCTCCGCCTTGGCGCGGGAGGTGCTGCCCTCCTTCAGGCCGACGCGCACGTCGACTCCGCTGTCGCGCAGGTTGAGGGCGTGCGCGTGGCCCTGGGAGCCGTAGCCGATGACGGCCACCTTGCGTGCCTGGATGATGGACAGGTCAGCGTCGTCGTCGTAGATCAACTCGGCCATGGTGGCTGTTCTCCTTGGTGGGATCGGTGGTGGGTTCTGGGTCATCGTCCCGCGCACCGGGCGCGCGGGGCGATCGTGTCTCAGTGGCGGGACCGGTCGGTGATCGAGCGCGGCCCGCGGCCGATGGCCACGACGCCGGACTGGACGAGCTCCTTGATGCCGTAGGGCTGGAGGATCTCGAGCATCGCCGAGATCTTGTCGCTGTTGCCGTAGACCTGCAGCGTCATCGCCTCGGGTGTCGTGTCGACGATCTTCGCCTTGAACATCTGCGCGGTCTCGAGGATGCCGCTGCGCTGGCTGGCCTCGGCGCGGACCTTGACCAGCACGACCTGGCTGGTGACCGAGGACAGCGGGTCGAGCTCGACGACCTTGAGGACCTCGACGAGCTTGTTCAGCTGCTTGGTCACCTGCTCCAGCGGCAGCAGGTCCACGTCGACGACGACGGTCATCCGGGAGATCTCCGGGTGCTCGGTCGGGCCGACGGCCAGTGAGTCGATGTTGAAGCCGCGGCGGGAGAACAGCGCCGAGATCCGGGCGAGGACGCCGGGCTTGTTCTCGACGAGGACGGAGAGGGTGTGCTTGGTGCTCGTCATCGGGGCATCACTTTCCGTCCTGGTCGGCGTCTTCGGGCTGCTCGACCGCTTCTGAGTCCTCGCGGTCCCAGACCGGGGCGGTGTCGCGGGCGACCTGGATGGCGTCGTTGCTCACGCCGGCGGGCACCATCGGCCACACCATCGCGTCGCGCTCGACGACGAAGTCGATGACGACCGGCCGGTCGTTGATGGACATCGCCTCCCGGATCGTCGCCTCGAGGTCGTCGGGGTGCTCGCAGCGCAGCCCGACGCAGCCGTAGGCCTCGGCGAGCTTGACGAAGTCGGGGATGCGGTTGCCGACCGAGGTGTGCAGGTCGGTGTTGGAGTAGCGCTCGTTGTAGAAGAGCGACTGCCACTGGCGGACCATGCCCAGACTGGAGTTGTTGATGATCGCGACCTTGATCGGGATGTCGTTGATGACGCAGGTCGCCAGCTCCTGGTTGGTCATCTGGAAACAACCGTCACCGTCGATGGCCCAGACGGCACGGTCCGGCTCGCCGACCTTGGCGCCCATCGCGGCGGGCACCGAGTAGCCCATCGTGCCGGCACCGCCGGAGTTCAGCCACGAGTGGGGCCGCTCGTAGTCGATGAACTGGGCGGCCCACATCTGGTGTTGGCCGACCCCGGCGGCGTACACGGCCTCGGGACCGGCGATCTCGCCGATCCTGCGGATGACCTCCTGAGGCATCAGCGCGTCCGCGCTGTGTGGCTGGTAACCGACCGGGAAGTCCTGCGTCCACCCCTTCGTCGTCGCGGCCCATGCGGCGTAGCGACGCGGCACGACCTCGGCGGCCGGTCCCTCCCCCGCCTCGACCGCGGAGATGAGCTCGGCCAGGATCGCCCGGGCGTCACCGACGATCGGCACGTCCGCGACGCGGTTCTTGGAGATCTCCGCCGGGTCGATGTCGGCGTGGATGACCCGGGCACCGGGCGCGAAGGACGCCAGCTGGCCGGTCACCCGGTCGTCGAAGCGCGCCCCGATCGTGATCAGCAGATCGCTGCGCTGCAGCCCCGTCACGGCGGCGACCGACCCGTGCATGCCGGGCATGCCCAGGTGCAGGTCATGGGCGTCGGGGAAGGCCCCCCGGGCCATCAGCGTGGTCACGACCGGGATACCGGTGAGCTCGGCCAGTCGCAGCAGCTCGGCGTGCCCCCCGGAGCGGATCACACCGCCGCCGGCGTAGATGACCGGACGCTCGCTGGCGGCCATGAGCTTCACGGCCTCACGGATCTGCTTGGCGTGCGGACGGGTCACCGGGTGGTAGCCGGGCAGGTCGTACCGCGGTGGCCAGCGGAAGGTCGTCGTGGCCTGCAGGGCGTCCTTGGCGATGTCGACCAGGACGGGGCCGGGGCGACCGGTGCTGGCGATGTGGAAGGCCTCGGCGATGACGCGCGGGATGTCGTCGGCGTCCGTGACGAGGTAGTTGTGCTTGGTCACCGGCATCGTGATGCCACGGATGTCCGCCTCCTGGAAGGCGTCGGTGCCGATCGACCCGGAGGCCACCTGGCCGGTGATCGCGACCATCGGGACGGAGTCCATGTGGGCGTCCGCGATCGCCGTGACGAGATTGGTCGCGCCGGGCCCGGAGGTGGCCATGCACACACCGACCTTGCCGGTGGCCGAGGCGTAGCCCTCGGCGGCGTGGCCGGCGCCCTGCTCGTGCCGCACGAGGATGTGCCGGACCGTGGTGGAGTCCATGAGCGGGTCGTAGGCCGGCAGGATCGCGCCGCCGGGGATGCCGAAGACGACCTGGGCACCGACGTGCTCGAGCGCACGGACGAGGCTGCTGGCTCCGGTCACCTGCTCGGGCACCGATCGTGCGGCCTCGGCCCGACGCGCCACGGCGGCCGGGCTCGGGGTGCTGCTACGTGTATCAGTCACCGTGTGTCCTTCGTTTGGGCGTGCCATCCGTGTCTCCTCCCATGATCTCCCGACATGAAAAAACCCCTCAGCCCGGGTCCGGGCGTGAAGGGCGCGCGCTGCAGTCGACGACGTCGTCGCTCAGGCAGCGCGCCGGGGAAGTACGAGGAGGAGTGCCACGAGGCAACTCTCTCCCGCGGCCACGATCGTGTCAACGCTTGAGACAACCCCGTCCGCCATTCGGAACGGCTCGGTTCGCAGCGGACGACGGGAGCGCCGTCGGTCGGCCCGACGAAAAGCCGATGACCTGTGGGCCCTGCAGTGGCAGGCTGAGCAGGTGAGATGCATCCCCCTTCGAGGCGCCCACGCGGGACGTGGGACCCACTCCGTCGCGCCTCAGGACATCGCCTTCGTCCTACCGGCCGGGGCCGACGACCTGACCGTGCGCCCGTTGACCATGGCCGACGCCGAGGCGGTCACCGCGCTCGCGCGCGCCGACGAGCTCGAGGTGCTGGCCGAGCCGATGACCGAGCTCGTCGACGTGCTCGGTGAGTGGCGCCGGCCGAGCGTCGACCTCGAGCGGGACTCGATCTCGGTGTGGGCGCACGAGCGCCTCGTCGCCCAGGGCTTCGTCGCCGGCCGCGGGTCGGTCGAGGCTGTCGTCACGGCCGACCGGCGCGGTCGCGGCCTCGGCACCGCCCTCGTGGCGTGGCTGCGCGCCACCTCGTCGGCCCGAGGCCTGACCACGATGGGGCAGACCATCCCCCTCGAGAGTCCCGCAGAGGCCTTCCTCGTCGCCGCCGGGGCGCGGGCCACGTACGACTCGTGGGTGCTCGAGCTGCTCCCCGACCACACCGTGCCCACCCAACCGCTGCCCGAGGGGCACGTGCTCGACCTCGCCCGCGACGACGAGCTGCCGGCCGTGCACCGCGTCGTCGACGACGCGTTCAGCGCGTGGCCGGAGCGTGAGCCCGTGCCCTACGCGGACTGGCACGCGGAGTTCATCGAGGGCGACGAGGCGGCGCCGTGGCAGCGGCGGGTGGTGCGTGACGGTGCCGGTGCGGTGGTGGGTGTCGCGATGGTCACCGCGAGCGAGGACGGGATGGTCTGGGTCAACCAGCTCGCGGTTCGCTCCGACCGGCGCGGCCAGGGGCTCGGGCGCGCCCTGCTCGCGGACTCCTTCGTCGCGGGCCGGCGGCGCGGCCTCTCCCGTGCCGGGCTGTCGACCGACTCGCGGACCGGTGCACTGCCGCTGTACGAGGGTGTCGGGATGGTGGTCACCGCCTCC from Janibacter cremeus includes these protein-coding regions:
- the ilvN gene encoding acetolactate synthase small subunit — its product is MTSTKHTLSVLVENKPGVLARISALFSRRGFNIDSLAVGPTEHPEISRMTVVVDVDLLPLEQVTKQLNKLVEVLKVVELDPLSSVTSQVVLVKVRAEASQRSGILETAQMFKAKIVDTTPEAMTLQVYGNSDKISAMLEILQPYGIKELVQSGVVAIGRGPRSITDRSRH
- a CDS encoding GNAT family N-acetyltransferase — encoded protein: MRCIPLRGAHAGRGTHSVAPQDIAFVLPAGADDLTVRPLTMADAEAVTALARADELEVLAEPMTELVDVLGEWRRPSVDLERDSISVWAHERLVAQGFVAGRGSVEAVVTADRRGRGLGTALVAWLRATSSARGLTTMGQTIPLESPAEAFLVAAGARATYDSWVLELLPDHTVPTQPLPEGHVLDLARDDELPAVHRVVDDAFSAWPEREPVPYADWHAEFIEGDEAAPWQRRVVRDGAGAVVGVAMVTASEDGMVWVNQLAVRSDRRGQGLGRALLADSFVAGRRRGLSRAGLSTDSRTGALPLYEGVGMVVTASFRHLVLDV
- the ilvC gene encoding ketol-acid reductoisomerase, producing MAELIYDDDADLSIIQARKVAVIGYGSQGHAHALNLRDSGVDVRVGLKEGSTSRAKAEQEGLTVLTPREAAAEADVIVILAPDQVQRELYAQDIEPVLNEGDVLVFGHGFNVRFGYIQAPAGVDVVLVAPKAPGHTVRREFVDGRGIPDIIAVEQDASGRAWDIATSYAKGIGGTRAGVIKTTFTEETETDLFGEQAVLCGGISHLIQAGFETLTEAGYQPEIAYFEVLHEVKLIVDLMYEGGIAKQRWSVSDTAEYGDYVSGPRVIDGKVKESMQGILADIRDGSFAQRFMDDQASGATEFNKLREQEAGHPIEATGKTLRAHFAWKSGDDDYTEGSAAR
- a CDS encoding ATP-binding cassette domain-containing protein → MTQTLTREPEAPAPPPPPASADPSRRIDWRRMSSPWTGAALVCALAAAIALTLGTVIMGRLAEDPTSTLVWVLAACIVGGALLDTVGKIVWVGLSDKAEGRLREDLLDAVLAQPVPVLAEQAVGEILDRIDDDTHEVGNLIRWQVWMFFRAAFAVLPMWIVAGVTWWPAWLLFPLLGGLTAVVIRPLLGEIARRKVVEEIAWTDHASALEEGVAGRDDLRTSLGQAHVVHRLARLSSRVHHELLRVLLVERALARRAGVLLHGLLAAIAVAGVALASRDHLSVAALVTLFLVTATFVGQISMLANNLSDLQEGFGAIIRLRQTLAVHPEPEGGRDLPRQGPVALHFHDLDFSFHEGSFALHGVELTVPAGETMALVGRTGSGKSTLASFVSRAIEPPRGSVLLGGVDVLDLDLQRLRAAVGVVTQRTEVLAGTLAENIAIFGDVPRLQVESAVDELGLHDWVAGLPDGLDTLLGPGGTTLSAGEEQLVAFARLLVRDVRVVVLDEATARMDPVTERRVVAAADRLLSGRTGVLIAHRLTTIERAPHLAVLDHGQVVQQGLRSELALADGPFRELLLASRTSEPSLESPPEQQGEAGQVPPDASDPTGGRRRSEESLAVRDVGDGPSLARGILHALLIKPAWGLFGASLFLLGSLAGAQGAVTGLLWGLIVERLERGDAVGWLTTVLVTGLVLTPLLLAQAFVTYPRWWVEVMLRTRMSVLHGQTVQTRLPRTPPGEVVARSMDADRYARYSDRWIDFVNGLLVTALTALLAGTWVAGAILLVVMVTSALASTAGRPAAGRSAAAASTARARFGRALVSALESMRTVKLAAATSAVQGHLRGVDAGRVAAAVREHRIQAFLQGVPMVMVQCGVVAAWAVYLLGGWGLATALLVASAVAGFEWFGRVAGLVVTEAPGTRHWQVETSRFAGGVDLMDLPAGVDLVSGEAPGPAPVARVPLERLELRGVSGVHEDGTIGVSDVDLTVDAGELVLLVGQVGSGKSSLLAAMAGLVDHRGDVLWNGDPVEEVQTFMRPGQVAHVAQVPRVLSGTFGDNVRLGHERPFEVPIAQARLASDIEEAGGPQALVGHRGVRLSGGQVQRLALARAMATQAELLLADDVSSALDAATEIELWQGLRERGATVIGATSKRAALERADRVVVLVAGRVAAVGPWESLAPRWGHLAG
- a CDS encoding acetolactate synthase large subunit — encoded protein: MARPNEGHTVTDTRSSTPSPAAVARRAEAARSVPEQVTGASSLVRALEHVGAQVVFGIPGGAILPAYDPLMDSTTVRHILVRHEQGAGHAAEGYASATGKVGVCMATSGPGATNLVTAIADAHMDSVPMVAITGQVASGSIGTDAFQEADIRGITMPVTKHNYLVTDADDIPRVIAEAFHIASTGRPGPVLVDIAKDALQATTTFRWPPRYDLPGYHPVTRPHAKQIREAVKLMAASERPVIYAGGGVIRSGGHAELLRLAELTGIPVVTTLMARGAFPDAHDLHLGMPGMHGSVAAVTGLQRSDLLITIGARFDDRVTGQLASFAPGARVIHADIDPAEISKNRVADVPIVGDARAILAELISAVEAGEGPAAEVVPRRYAAWAATTKGWTQDFPVGYQPHSADALMPQEVIRRIGEIAGPEAVYAAGVGQHQMWAAQFIDYERPHSWLNSGGAGTMGYSVPAAMGAKVGEPDRAVWAIDGDGCFQMTNQELATCVINDIPIKVAIINNSSLGMVRQWQSLFYNERYSNTDLHTSVGNRIPDFVKLAEAYGCVGLRCEHPDDLEATIREAMSINDRPVVIDFVVERDAMVWPMVPAGVSNDAIQVARDTAPVWDREDSEAVEQPEDADQDGK